Proteins from a single region of Thermoplasmata archaeon:
- a CDS encoding winged helix-turn-helix domain-containing protein: MRSYRTEIAILLEILRAMDAGEVTLARLSHTVNVPYRRLEEYADELCRRKLAEEVPGDEGSDRATRFRVTDEGRKFMTEARQFEWFLHSYGIQL; this comes from the coding sequence ATGAGGAGCTACCGGACCGAGATCGCGATTCTGCTCGAGATCCTTCGGGCGATGGATGCCGGCGAGGTAACGCTAGCGCGGCTCTCCCATACGGTCAATGTACCGTATCGCCGGCTCGAGGAGTATGCCGATGAACTCTGTCGTCGCAAGCTGGCCGAAGAGGTGCCGGGCGATGAAGGCTCGGACCGGGCGACCCGTTTTCGCGTCACAGACGAGGGCCGGAAGTTCATGACCGAGGCCCGGCAGTTCGAGTGGTTCCTTCACTCGTACGGAATTCAACTGTGA
- a CDS encoding acylphosphatase: MTEALTRWRLEARGLVQLVGYRERVRDQAEQRGLVGSVVNDENDPHRVEIVVQGPPETLEEFRKAVSGSEGRSRPKEVMRVEELPPDPGLTDFEVGRGSLPIETLERMEQGNRVLGSMDTRLGSLESLGRETLAETRKVGEKVDRVGREVQGVGAEVRGVRAEVRGVGAEVRDGNRRLEKSLNRMHEDMSVRFDRVDRSYGSIGKTLLRIDKNLEKLSKALLLLAKETHRAAMSASRASSSRAPGRKGRKA; encoded by the coding sequence ATGACGGAAGCACTCACACGGTGGCGGCTGGAGGCGCGCGGGCTCGTCCAGTTGGTGGGCTACCGGGAACGGGTCCGCGACCAGGCCGAGCAGCGCGGCTTGGTCGGCTCCGTGGTGAACGACGAGAACGACCCGCACCGGGTCGAGATCGTCGTCCAGGGTCCCCCGGAGACGTTGGAGGAGTTCCGCAAGGCCGTCAGCGGCTCGGAGGGCCGCAGCCGCCCGAAGGAAGTGATGCGGGTGGAGGAGCTTCCGCCGGACCCGGGCCTGACCGACTTCGAGGTGGGGAGGGGGAGCCTGCCGATCGAAACCTTGGAGCGGATGGAGCAGGGGAATCGTGTGCTGGGCTCGATGGACACCCGGCTGGGGTCCTTGGAGTCGCTCGGCAGGGAAACCCTGGCCGAGACGCGTAAAGTGGGAGAGAAGGTGGATCGGGTCGGTCGGGAGGTGCAAGGTGTCGGGGCGGAGGTCCGGGGCGTCCGGGCCGAGGTCCGCGGCGTCGGGGCGGAGGTTCGGGACGGGAACCGACGCTTGGAGAAGAGCCTCAACCGGATGCACGAGGACATGAGCGTACGGTTCGATCGGGTGGACCGCTCCTACGGAAGCATCGGCAAGACCCTGTTGCGGATCGACAAGAATCTGGAGAAGCTGTCGAAGGCGCTGCTGCTCCTAGCTAAGGAGACGCACCGGGCCGCGATGTCGGCTTCCCGCGCATCGTCGTCGCGAGCCCCGGGAAGGAAGGGGCGAAAGGCGTAG
- a CDS encoding RusA family crossover junction endodeoxyribonuclease: MSVNMIAFEVRGVPAPQGSARGFVADGKVHITSANRGLAVWRRLVSDVAQQYAPTSLWEDPLAVTLTFRVPKPKSAPKKVRMWPARRPDLDKLCRACLDGLTGIVWRDDSQVVRLEAEKDYGAPGVIVWVERVTQEDEEAEA, from the coding sequence GTGAGCGTGAATATGATCGCCTTCGAGGTTCGGGGGGTCCCGGCGCCCCAAGGGAGTGCGCGGGGGTTCGTCGCCGACGGGAAGGTCCACATCACGTCGGCGAACCGGGGGCTCGCGGTGTGGCGGCGCCTCGTCTCCGACGTGGCCCAGCAGTACGCGCCGACGAGCCTATGGGAGGATCCGCTGGCCGTGACGCTGACGTTCCGAGTGCCGAAGCCGAAGAGCGCGCCAAAGAAGGTGCGGATGTGGCCGGCCCGACGGCCGGACCTCGACAAACTCTGCCGGGCTTGCTTGGACGGCCTGACGGGGATCGTGTGGAGGGACGACTCGCAGGTGGTGCGTCTCGAGGCCGAGAAGGATTACGGGGCGCCGGGCGTGATCGTCTGGGTCGAGCGGGTCACGCAGGAAGACGAGGAGGCCGAGGCTTGA